The Flavobacteriaceae bacterium 3519-10 genome includes a window with the following:
- a CDS encoding Leucyl aminopeptidase gives MINIQISNKLSENHRQEFSFFTESSWANLNETFNNIPPAHFSAKKDETFVAVLNDVVHYFIGLGKDPQNFEIQATASKFSNDFRKKIQSQDTLLNMANLNEGQIKSIIEGLYLGTYNYPFKGDHPFFNLKFTLVSDALNEEDLQNLQQRTKALCEGQFTCMEWLNKPQNHKRIPQITQFFHSVAEKYGLKISVFDRQKCLELGLGAFLAVNQGSSQDAAFTVIEYNCGRTDAKTVGLVGKCVLFDTGGISIKNSENLHYMKSDMGGATAVIGTLISAAELKLPVNIIAVLPVTDNAVSNEAYLPSDVVKAYNGKTIEVLDTDAEGRMTLADGLSYLAKNYQTDALIDLATLTGSSVRMFGGTCAAYFSNNAELRQALEKSGDLTNQRLWNLPLWDVWKDEFKSDVADFKNISLKPYGDCIVAAKFLEQFIEEHASWAHLDIAGTAFGNVPYMKEKGATGYGVQLLVNFLENF, from the coding sequence ATGATCAATATTCAAATCAGCAATAAACTTTCAGAAAACCACCGCCAGGAATTTTCATTTTTCACCGAAAGTTCGTGGGCAAATCTTAACGAAACTTTCAATAACATTCCACCTGCGCATTTTTCAGCAAAAAAAGATGAGACCTTTGTTGCCGTTTTAAATGATGTTGTGCATTATTTTATCGGTTTAGGTAAAGATCCTCAAAACTTTGAAATTCAAGCAACTGCCTCGAAATTTTCCAACGATTTCAGGAAAAAAATCCAGTCGCAGGACACGTTGCTGAATATGGCAAATTTAAATGAAGGACAGATAAAAAGCATTATTGAAGGGTTGTATTTAGGAACTTACAATTATCCTTTCAAAGGAGATCATCCCTTTTTCAATCTGAAATTCACTCTGGTTTCGGATGCATTAAATGAGGAAGACCTCCAAAATTTACAACAACGTACAAAAGCCCTGTGCGAAGGTCAATTTACGTGCATGGAATGGCTGAACAAACCGCAAAACCACAAACGCATCCCTCAGATCACTCAGTTCTTCCACTCAGTTGCGGAAAAATATGGTTTGAAAATCTCCGTTTTTGACCGGCAAAAATGCCTCGAACTGGGCCTGGGTGCATTTTTGGCGGTAAATCAGGGCAGTTCGCAGGACGCCGCATTTACAGTCATCGAATATAATTGTGGCAGAACAGATGCAAAAACGGTTGGTCTCGTTGGTAAATGTGTACTATTCGACACCGGCGGAATTTCAATTAAAAACTCAGAGAACCTGCACTATATGAAATCTGACATGGGTGGCGCAACTGCGGTGATCGGTACCTTAATTTCAGCAGCAGAACTTAAGCTACCCGTTAATATAATCGCCGTTTTGCCGGTGACCGACAATGCAGTTTCCAACGAGGCTTACCTTCCGAGCGATGTGGTGAAAGCTTACAACGGCAAAACCATTGAAGTGCTGGATACCGATGCTGAAGGACGTATGACGCTGGCTGACGGCCTTTCGTATCTTGCCAAAAACTACCAAACGGATGCCCTGATCGATCTGGCAACATTAACCGGAAGCTCGGTAAGAATGTTCGGCGGAACCTGCGCCGCTTACTTTTCGAATAACGCGGAACTGCGGCAGGCGCTTGAAAAATCAGGCGATTTAACAAACCAACGGTTGTGGAATCTGCCGCTGTGGGACGTTTGGAAAGACGAATTCAAATCGGATGTGGCAGACTTTAAGAATATCTCATTAAAGCCTTACGGCGACTGTATTGTTGCAGCTAAATTCCTCGAGCAGTTTATCGAAGAACATGCAAGCTGGGCACACCTCGATATAGCCGGAACGGCGTTCGGAAATGTCCCCTATATGAAAGAAAAAGGCGCAACCGGTTATGGGGTGCAGTTGCTGGTAAATTTTTTAGAAAATTTTTAA